The nucleotide sequence GTGTTGGAATTGGGGTGCTGGCTGATGAACCGTTGGAACGTGGTGTTCGCTTCATCCGACGCTCCCGCCGAGAGGGCGGCCAAGAAGGCTGCGAGTAAGCCGTATTCATCGCTGGAATCCATCGAGCACTGAGATGCGGATCGCCAGGCGTCGGCCGCAGCGCGAACCCCGTCGACTTTGCTGATGAGCATCGCTCTCTGCAGCAGATACTCCGCCCTTTCCGGTGCGATGACGAGTGCCTGCTCGATATCCCGGCGTGCTGGGCCGTGGCGGCCTGCCAGCCGGTGCACTAATCCACGGTTGGCGATGGCCCAGGCGTAGCGGGGGTTGAGCGCGAGTACAGGCACTGCAAAACCGCTGGCGGAGTCCAGAAGTGGGACTGGTGACCGCTTGAAACCGTGACCGGCGGACTCTGCGGAACTCGGGGTAGCTCAACCGACCCGCCGGGATCGGCCGCGAGGCCGACGAGCTGAGGTCCAACGGCCTGGCCGGATCCTCCGCCGAGGTCGTCGGGACGACTGGCCGCTACGCCGAGGCCGGCTCCCGGCGCCTCTGCCTCCAGATCCTCGACCTGCACGACCTGCACGACCTGGGCCACCTGGAGCTGATCTCCTCGCAAGCGCAAGCGCAAGCGCAAGCGCAAGCGCAGGCGCAGGCGCAGGCGTAGCCGTCGAAGCCCGGAGGGTCCGTCACACACGCTCGGAAGGGGAGGATCTGGATGTCGCGCTGCCCCTTTCGATACATGTCTCGATTGCTTACGCCCTCCGTCAGGAAAAACGTCACAGGGCTATTTTGTGGTGCATCCGGAAGTCGCAATGTGACGGGCAAGTTTCCTGGATCGATGACGCGCAGGTCGGAAATGGGACTCCTTTGTTGATTTTCCGCAGAACTCCGTCCGGCCAGTGTGTTCTCCCTCACGTTCAGTGAGGTTTGGCGGGCTTTTTTCCCTTTTTCCGGCACTTTCTGCTTCCTCTTTAGCTCTTTGACAAGCCCGACCGTCGGTTCTTATTCTTGGCGCGCATTCGGAGCCCCGATGTCGTGGCTCCGGGGACTGGCCTGGCCGGCGGGGGGTCATGAACAGGTGCTTGCCCAATCAGCCGGCGAAAATCGGATCTGACCCTTCCGTTTATTTGCTCTCTGGCGAGGGCCGCGCCCGCCGCGCCGCCTCCCTGCTTTCCCGGCCGCTCTCGCCGCCGCCTCATCCGTGCGCGGCCGTGCGTGACTCACCAGCACGTCCGAACGACTTTCCGTACACCGTTCGGCATGCCGTTCCGGCGATCCCGGGCACGACGGCCGACGAAGAGGAAGAAGGCATCCCGCATGACCACAGCCGTGACGAGGACGCGGACCATCGTGGACCTGTTGTGCGACGCCGCCCGGGACCACATGGAGTCCGGGTTGCGCTACCCGCGGGGCGCGGACGACCAGGACGCACCCTTGCAAGGCTATTCCGGCCTCCTCGACGAGGCCCGCTCGGTCCTCACCGGCCTTCGGGAACGCGGCCTCGCGCCAAGGGACAAGGTCGTCCTGCTCCTGGAGAAACCGCAGGAGTTCCTCGCCGCGTTCTGGGCCTGCCAGCTCGGCGGGTTCGTGCCCTGCCCGATGGCCGCCCTGGGCGGGGACCCGGAGCGGTGGGCGGCCCAGCTGACGCACGTCGACACCCTCCTCGGACATCCGCTGATCGTCACCAGTGCCACCCTCGCCGCCGAACTCCCGCGTGCCAAGGGCCTGTCCGTCGTCCCGTTGGAGGATCTGCGCGCCGAGCACCCCGCGGACTCCTTCCACGAGGCCGATCCCAAGGACGACGCCGTCCTCGTGCTGACGTCCGGCTCCACCGGCAGTTCCAAGGCCGTGATGCTCAGCCACGCCAACCTGCTCGCCTCCATGGCCGCCAAGAACGGCTACCACGGGCTGACTGCCCAGGACATCAGCCTCAACTGGGTCTCCTTCGACCATGTCGCCGCCCTCCTCGAATGCCACCTGCTGCCCCTGTACGCGGGCAGCACCCAACTGCACGTCGAAGCGCCCGTAGTGCTCCAGGAGCCGCTGAACTTCCTGCGGATCATCTCCGGCTTCGGCGTCACCATGACCTTCACCCCCAACTTCCTGTTGGGCTGATCAACCCGCAGGCCGACCGGCTCGACGAGGAGAACGGCGACGAGATCGACCTGTCGCGGTTACGGCACGTCATCAGTGGCGGCGAGGCCGTCGTCCGCACCACCGGCGAGACCTTCCTCAGCCGCTTCGCCTCGTACGGGTTGCGTGCTGACGCCCTGTGGCCCGCATTCGGCATGTCGGAGACCTGCGCCGGCAGCATCTACTCCGTCGATTTCCCGGCCGCCGACCAGGGGCAGGAGTTCGCCAACCTGGGACGGCCCGTCGAGGGGCTGCGCATCCGCATCGCCGACGAGACGCACCGCGAACTGCCTGAGGGCGGGGTGGGCGAGCTCCAGCTCAACGGCCCGATGATCACGGCTGGTTACTACAACAACGAGCTGGCCACACGGGACGCCTTCACCCCGGACGGCTGGTTTCGCAGCGGTGACCTCGGCAGGATCGACGACGGTCGGCTCACCCTCGTCGGGCGCACCAAGGACAGCGTCATCGTCAATGGCGTCAACTACTTCAGCCACGACATCGAGACACTGCTCGAAGGCCTCGACGACGTAGCCCCCTCGTTTGTCGCCGCCTTCCCCACCCGCGCCCCCGGCAGCGACACCGAGCAACTCGTGGTCGCCTTCCATCCGGAGTGCGCCGACGGCGACGAGCTCGCCCTGTACCGGGTGCTGAGCGCGGTGCGCAGCAGCGTCGTCATGCACTGGGGTTTCCGGCCCGCACTCATCCTGCCGCTGCCGAAGGACGCCTTCCCCAAGACGAGCCTCGGCAAGATCCAGCGCGCGCTGATGCGCAAGCGGCTGGAGGCAGGGGCGTACGACGAGGTGAAGGGCGTCGTCGACGACCTGCTTCTGCGTCGACTCGGCGGCTATACCGCGCCCAAGGGCGACACGGAGAAAGTCCTCGTCGGCATCTACGCCGAGATGTTCGACACCGACCCCGACCGGATGAGTGTCACCGCCAACTTCTTCGACCTGGGTGGCACCTCACTCGACATCCTGCGTCTGCGTTCCCTGGTCGCCCAGCGCCTCGGCGCGGACGGCCTGCAGATCATCACCGTGCTGCGGGCCCCCACCGTGCGTGCCCTGGCCGCTCACCTCGACGGGGCCGCGGATGGCGAGGGGGAATACGACCCGATCGTGCCGATGCAGATCACCGGTGACAAGACCCCGTTGTTCTGCGTCCATCCGGGCGTCGGCGAGGTCCTCGTCTTCGTCAACCTCGCCAAGTACTTCGTGGGCGAACGGCCGTTCTACGCACTGCGTGCCCGTGGCTTCAACCCTGGCGAGAGGCCCTTCGAGAGCTTCGCCGAGATGGTCGACACGTACGTCAGAGCCATCCGCTCCCGCCAGCCGCACGGCCCGTACGCCGTCGCGGGGTACTCGTACGGCGGCGCGGTCGCCTTCGAGATAGCCAAGGTGCTCGAAGCCCAGGGCGAGCGCGTCGACTTCGTCGGCAGCTTCAACCTGCCGCCGCACATCAAGTACCGCATGAACGAGCTGGACTTCGTCGAGACTGCCGCCAACCTGGCGTTCTTCCTGGAGCTGATCGACAAGAAGCAGTCCCTCGAACTGCCCGCACAGCTGCGGTCGTTGTCCAAGGACGAGCAGCTCGCGTACTTCATCGACCATGCGCCTGAGGGCCGCCTCGCCGAACTCGACCTCACCTTCGAGAGGTTCAAGGCATGGGCGGAACTCGCGGACGGCCTCACGAACCTCGGACGCGGCTACTCGCCCGTCGGCAGAGTCCGCTCGATGAGCGTCTTCTACGCCATCCCGCTGCGCGGTACCAAGGAGGACTGGCTCAACAACGAGCTGCGCCGCTGGGACGAACACGCCACCGGCGAGAACCACTACATCGACGTACCCGGCGAGCACTACACGCTGATGGGCCCGACCCACGTGGCGTCCTTCCAGTCGATCCTGCGCAAGGAACTCGACCGCACCCTCGGCGACGTCTGAATCCCACCGATCCCCGACCCCCGACCCCGAGGAGGGGCAGTACGTGAACCGCAAGAAGATCCTGGTGACCGGTGCCACAGGACTGGTGGCGGGACCGGTCGCCGAGGCGCTGGCCGACGGCAACGAGGTGTGGGCGCTGGGGCGCTTCGGCGCCCCCGGGGCCGAAGAGAAGCTGACCCGCCACGGCATCCGCACCTTCCGCTGGGACATGGACGACACCGGCGCCGGCTCCCTCAAGGGCCTGCCGGAAGACTTCACCCACGTCTTCCACTCCGCGGTGAACCGCGGCGAGGACGGCGACTTCAACGCGGCCGTCGAGGCCAACTCGGTCGCCGCGGGGCGCCTGATGACCCACTGCCGTACGGCGGAGTCGTTCCTGTACGTATCCACCGGCGCCCTGTACGCCCGCCAGACCCTCGACCACAAGTACACCGAGACCGACCCGTTGGACGGCAAGGCCGACTGGCTGCCCGCCTACCCCGTGGTCAAGATCGCGGCCGAGGGCACGGTCCGGGCGTTCGCGCAGACCCTCGGCCTGCCGACCGTCATCGCCCGCCTCAACATCGCCTATGGGCCGGCCGGTTACGGCGGTGTGCCGATGCTCTACTTCAAGCGCATGCTCGCGGGCGAGCCGATCCCGGTCCCGGTGGAGGGCCAGAACTGGACCTCGCTGCTGTACATCGACGACCTCGTCGAGCAGGTACCGCACCTGTGGAGCGCGGCGAGCGTCCCGGTGACCCTGACCAATTGGGGCGGCGACGAGTCCGTCGGCATCACCGACTGCGTCCGCTACCTGGAGGAGCTCACCGGGGTCGAGGCGAACCTCGTACCGAGCGAAGTCACCCGCGAGACCTACCAGTTCGACCCGACGCTGCGCCGCTCGCTCACCGGGCCGTGCAAGGTGCCGTGGCGCGAGGGCATCCGGAGCACCCTCGCGGCCCTGCACCCCGACCACCTCAAGAAGTGAGAGGAGCGGTTCCCGTCATGACCGACAGCAGCGGCGGTACGGACAGCACGGACAGCACGGATCCGCTGGCACCGATCCACGCCGCCTACGCCTCCTTCGTGGCCCGCGACGTGGGCGCGCTCCTGGCAGCCTTCGATCCGGACATCGAGTGGGTGCACCCCGAGGGGATGGACAAGTACGGCCTCGGCGGAACCAAGTACGGGCACGCCGGTGTCAAGGAGTTCCTCGCGCATGTGCCCACCGTCCTCGGCGGCATGCGGCTGCACCCGGGCGAGTTCATCCGGGAGGGCGAGCGGGTGGTCGTCTTCGGCCGCCGGGACATCACCTCCCTGAGCGGCCACACGGAGACGCAGCCGTTCGTGCACTCCTGGGTCCTGCGCGACGGGCGGGTCGTCCGCATGGAGGACATTTTTGACACCGTCGCGTTCCACCGTGTGATCGAGAGCTGACGGGCGACGATGACGTACGCCTATCTGGGTCCGGAGGGAACTTTCACGCAGACCGCGCTGCGCCGGCTGCTGCCGGCGGTCCCTCCGGACCGGGAACCGGCGCAGCGCCCGTTCCCGAGCGTGGCCGCGGCGCTGGACGCGGCCTTCCGGGGTGAGTGCGACGCGGCGGTGGTGCCGCTGGAGAACTCGGTGCGCGGCGTCGTACCCGCCACCATGGACCAGCTGGCCTCGGCGAAGATGCACATCAACGCCGAGGTCGAGGTGCCGGTGTCCTTCGTGCTGATGGCCTCCGAGGGCGACGTGGAGGAGGTGACCGTCGTGCACAGCCACCCGCACGCGCTGGGCCAGTGCGAGGACTGGCTGCGCACCCGGCTGCCCGGGGCCCGCACCCGGACCGCCGCCTCCACCGCCGCGGCCGCCCGGGAGGTCGCGGAGGCGGGCCTCCCCGGCCACGCGGCGATCGCGGCCGCGCCGGCCGCCGGCCTGTACGGGCTGCGGATCCTCGCCACGGGCCTCGGCCGGGAGGCGGGTGCCGTGACCCGGTTCGTGTCGGTGGCCCCCCGCTGGTCCCACCCGGCCCGGACCGCACGCGAACGCACTTCCCTGCTGGTGTCATTGGGCACCGGGGGCCCGGACCTCGTCCCCGACGTACTCAACGAGTTCCGCACCCGCGGCATCGCCCTGTCCTGGATCCAGTCCTGGCCGACGGGTCGGGCGCTCGGCAGCTACCACCTGTTCCTCGACGTCGACGCCCACATCGACACCCGCCCGCTGCGCCTGGCCATGGCTGCCGTCGAGGCCCGGGGCCTGGAGGTGCGCTTCCTGGGCAGCTATCCACGCTGGTCCGCCGCAGCCGGCTGACGCCCGCGGCCCGTCGGCGGCTGACGAAACCGTCACTCCGTGGGCGGTAGAGGTTTCCTCGGCCGTCGGCCGACGCGGCTCGTCGGCTGCGGGCCGGGGGTGCCGCCGGCCTCGCCTCGGCAGAGCTCGCCGGCCCCCAGGGCGCGGAGTTCGTCTGTCGTGGGGTGGTGGATCTGGCCTGCCGAGGATCGACGCAGTTCGTCGGCCGCCTCCCGTACGGCCGGCAGCAGCGCCGCCACCGGCGGGCTGTCCAGGGCGCCCTCGCGCACCACGAGGGTGATCCGGCGGATCGGCCGGATCCCCTTCAGAGCGATGCGGGCAACCGGATGCCCCGGCCGGTCGGGCACCAGGTCGGGGACGAGCGCGACGCCCCAGTCCAGCGAGACCAGCCCGAACACGGCCTGCATGTCCCCGATGTCGGAGACGATGTCGGGGGCGAAACCGGCGTCGGCGCACAGGTGCAGGACCAGCTGTCCGAGCCTGGACGTCCGGTCCAGCAGCCACGGCTGCTCCGCGAACTCGGCGAGTGCACGCGGCTCCTCGCTCCGGGCGAGCGGGTGACCGGGCGCGATGGCCAGGCGGATGCGGTCACTGATCACCTCCTCCTCGTACAGCCCCGGCACCCGTGGCTCGGGCACCTGCGGGTAGCCGGAGGCCAGGACGGCGTCGAGCCGCCCGAGCCGGACCGTCTGCCGGCCCTCGTCGGGGTCGACGCCGTGCAAGGTGATGCGCAGTTCCGGATGACGTGCGCGCAACCGGTTCAACGCCGGCACCAGCAGGGCCGGCCCTTCGTGGAGCGGTACGCCCACCCGCAGCTCACCGGTGACCTTGCCGTCCCGGGCAAGTAACTGTGCCTCCGCAGCCTCGAGTTGGGCGAGGACACGCTCGGTGTGCGCCACCAGCAGTCGTCCGGCGGCGGTCAGCTCGGCCCGTTTGCTGCCACGGTCCAGCAGCGCGGTGCCGGTCTCCGACTCCAGTGCTGACAGCTGCTGGGAGACCGCGGAGCGCGTGTAGTTGAGTGCCTGCGCGGCCGCGGCGATCGAGCCCCGGGCCCCCACCTCGCGCAGCAGCACCAGTTTCCGTACGTCCAGCACCGTCATCCTCGCTAACGCTTCTGGTTAAGAAGTATCACGCCAAATTACGGGACAACGGTCCTGGCGGCGACTTCAATGGAGATCGACTCCTCCAACGCGCCCACCGGACAAGGGACTTCCGCCATGCCCACACTGCTCCATCTCGACTCCAGCCCCCGCCGGGGCTCGGTCTCCCGCCAGATCTCGGGCGAGTTCGCGGAGACCTGGCGCAAGGCCAACCCCGACGGCCGTTACGTCTACCGTGACCTGGCCGCCGACCCCGTACCGCATGTCGACCACGCGCAGATCGAGGTCATGCACCGCTTGGAGACGGAAGGCATACGCGACTTCGCGGTGGCCCGCGCGGCGACGCGCACGCCCGAGGAGGAGGCGAGCTGGGCGGTGACCTGGCCGCTGATCGAGGAACTCCTCGCGGCCGACACCATCCTGCTCGGCGTGCCGATGTACAACTTCTCGGTGCCGTCCACGTTCAAGGCGTGGTTCGACCGCGTCCTGATCGCGCCACTGATCGCCGACCCGGCCACCGGCCAGGGCCCGCTCTCCGGCAAGAGGGTCGTGGTGGCCTCCGCGCGCGGCGGCGCCTACGGGCCGGGCACGCCCCGCCACGACTTCGACCACCAGGAGCCGTACCTGAAGGCGGCGCTCAGCATGGTGGGTCTCGCCTCCGACCTCACGTTCCTGCATGCGGAGCTGACCAAGTCGGCGCACGTGCCGCGGCTCCAGCAGTTCAAGGAGATGGCGGCCACGTCGTACCAGGCGGCGATCGACGGCGCCCGCACCCACGGCGAGGCCTGACAGCCCCCGTACGTCCCCGGAAACCGCTCTCACCGCAGCGGGAAGTTGCGGTCGAACACGTTGTCCGGGTCGTACCGGGCCTTGAGTGCGCGCAGCCGGGTCAGGGCCGGCTCGGGGAACGCCTCGGCGAGGGCCTCGGGGGAACGGCGGGTGTCGAAGCTGAGGTACACGCCGTTCACCTCCGGGGCGAGCCGTGCCCAGTGGGCGTCGAGGGAGCGCTCCCGTTCGGGCACGGTCGCGGAGAGCAGTTGGAAGTTCTGGGTGCGGTGGGCGTAGGCGGTGGCCGAGGGACTGACGTCGTTGACCGCGCCGCCCACCGAACGGAACTGCCCCATCAGTACCTGCCCCGATGCCAGCGCGTCCGCGAGGGAGCGGGCGGTGTGCGTGGAGAGGCGGTCGAGCAGTCCGGAGCGGGTGGCGCCCAGGCCCTGACCTCGGTGCGGGGCGCCACCGACCGGCACCAGCGCCGGGTACGGGGCGAGCACCGCCTCCTGGCGCAGCAGCGGGCCCAGGCCCAGGAGGGGAGTCAACACCCGCTGGGCGGCGTCCGGGCGGTCTCCGGCGTAGACCGCGGCGACGTGGGCCATGGCCGGGCGGCCTGGTGCGGCGGGCATGAGGGTGAGGAAGCTCGTGAGCTCGCGGGGCGCGGCCTCGAGGACGGCTCCCCACTCCTCGACGAGCGACGCGGTTTCCCGCGCGTCGAAGACCAGGTTGGCGAAGACGACGTCGCCTGTCTCGGACGCCTCCAACTCCACCGCCGTGACGACGCCGAAGTTGCCGCCCGCGCCCCGGACCGCCCAGAACAGGTCGGGGTGGTGCTCCGCGTCGGCGCGGACGCACGTGCCGTCGGCCAGGATGATTTCGACGGCCGTCACATGGTCGATGGTCAGCCCGTCCCGCCGCGCGAACCAGCCCATGCCGCCCGCGGTGACCAGCCCGCCCACGCCCACGTCGCCGGTGTCTCCGGAGCTGATGGCGAGCCCGTGCGGGGCGAGGAGCTGCGCGACTCTCCCCCAGCGGGCGCCCGCTCCGATCCGGACCCGGCGTCGCGTCCGGTCCAGCACCGCGACGTGGTCGAGGCGGGAGACGTCGACGACGACACCGCCGTCGTTGGTCGACCGTCCGCTGATGCCGTGCCCGCCGCTGCGCACGGACACCACTGTGCCCCTGGTGCGGGCGTACGCCAGTGCCACGGCCGTCTCCTCCACGCTCTCGGGGAAGATCACCGTGGCCGGGGCGCCCCGGTGCACGTATCCGTGGCGCACCCGCTCGTAGCGGGCGTCGGACGGGAGGACCGTCCGGCCGGTGAGGGACGCGGGTAACGCGACGTGGGTGAGGCTCTGTTCCGTCAAGACGGGGAGGTCCCTTCGGAGGACTCGGGAGGATCGAGGGGCTCAAGGAGGCACCGGAGAGTGCGCGTCAGGTACGCCACGAGCCGGTCCGGCGGCATCTCGGCCACCGGGCCACCGCGCAGCACGTAGCGGCTGAAGATGACGCCGATGAGCTGGGAGGCGAGCAGATCGACGCGCTCGTCCGCGTCGGGCCCGCTGAGCACCGTGCGGTACGCCTCCATGCTGCTGCGCCGCATCGCCGCGTACAGGTCGGTCGCGGCCTGCTCGTCGGAAGCGGCGCTGCGGATCAGCGCGAGGAACGGGTCGTTGCCGTCGGCGTGTTCCATGCGCTCGACGAAGGCCCGTGCGATCCGGTCCGGCATGGTCTCTGGCGGGCCGGGCAGCAGTTCGGGCAGGTCGCGGGGTCCGGGCACGGCCGCGAGGAACAGCTGCTCCTTCGAGCCGAAGTGCCGCATGACCAGACCGTGGGTGACACCGGCCCGCCCCGCGATCTCCCGGATGGTGGCACGGGTGTAGCCCCGCTCGGCGAACGCGGCCCGCGCCGCCTCCAGAATCGCCTCGCGGTGGACCTCGGGGGCGCGGACGCGTTTCCTGACGACGGCAGGGGCACTGGGAGGTTCGCTGCTCACTCCCTTAATGTACATCTGGTCATTAGTGTCGGCGATGGCCGCCCCGGGCGCCACCGTGGTCGCGGCCGGCCGCAGCGAGGCCCGGCCGCACGACCTCGCCGACCACGTGGCCGACGCCGGTCCCGGGCCCCTGCACCTGCGGGTCGTCGACGTCTCCGACCTGAATCCGGCTCCTGACCCAGCCCGAGCGCGGCGCGGCGGGCTCGGCACGCGCCGCCGCTAGCCTGGAGGCCCTGGTCGTGGGCGCACGAACACCAAGAACACGGACCGTCTGGTCCGGTTGAGCTTCCTCGGTTAGGTGCCCTGGTGGGAGTGGAGGGGCAAGGCCCCCCGACGGTGGTGCGGTGCCGGCGGCGCAGACGGACTCCCTCGAGCCCGATGGTCCGCATGATCCTCGCGACGCGTTTGTGCTTGATCCGTATCCCCTCGTCGCGGAGTTCGGCGGTGATCCTGGGGGCGCCGTAGGTGCCGTCGGAGTCCTGATGGACCTTGCGTATCCGGGCTGCGAGCCCGGCTTCAACGGTCTGCCGGGCCGCCCTTGCGGCCGTGGTGCGGCGCCAGTATTAGAAGCTCGAGCGGGAGACCCCAAGGATGTCGCACAGCCGCTTCACGCCGAACCGGCGCTGGTGGTCGTCAACGAACTGGCAGCGGTTCTCCAGCGCGTCTCCGTCGCGAAATACCGGGCCGCCTTGCGCAGGATGTCGCGTTCCTCGTCCAGCGCGCGAATCTTCTTCCGGGCAACGGCCAACTCCGCTTGAACGTCGCTACCGGCCGCCTGCGCAGCGGACAGTGGTGCGGAGCGGGCGCCAGGGCGGCGTCCGCCGGCGGCCCGGATCCAGTTCCGCGGCGTCTCGGTGTTCACCCCGAGATCAGCAGCGACCGACTTGACCGTCGCTCCCGGCCTCGACCGGTACAACGCGACCGCGTCCGCCTTGAACTCGGCGGGATAGTGCTTCATCCCCACGGGGACTTCGTTCTCCTGGACCATCAAGATCCAAGTGAGTCGGCTGGCGGCCCACCGATTCAGTTGTCTGTACATGGTCTCCAGGGGGATGTCGCCGAAGTGGGCGGCGATTTCACGGGGCTGCCAAAGACGCGTGAGGTATTCCTGGAGCAGGGCCAGGATGCGGTGTCGGCGTCGCGCGGCTGGGGCAGCGTGCCGGTCGTCCCGGGAGGCCGGGGGAAGTGCGGGTGACTGAGCCACGGGTGAGCATGTCACCGAGACGTGTGCCTCCGACAGCGTCAACGTGATCACGGTTTCGTGGCCACCACCCCGGCAGCCACCAACGACGCCCAGGCCCTGCCCGGCATCCACACCCGACCGGAGCGTCGCGGACTGCTGCCCGCCGAGCACCTGTCGACGGCGGCCAGACCTCCCTGGTCCACCTGGAACGAGCCGCCTGCGAACGCCGGATCACCGTCAGCGGGCCACTGCCGGGCAACCCCACCCGCCAGCACCTGGCCACGAGTGACGGCATGATCACGTCACCCCCGTGAAACCAGCCATGAGGGGTTGTGTGCGACTCGCGGAGATCGCGCGGACGGGCGACCGGTCGCCCCATGGGGATAAGAGTCCTCCGTTGCGGGCCGGGGCCGGTGAGCCCCTGGCGACGGCACCCCCTGTGGAGAACATGTGAACCACCCGGCCGGGGCGCGCAGGTGGGGTGTGCGGATGCCGCGAGGGCGTTCTCACCAAACCCCCTCCCCGGGTGGCCTGAACGTACCTTGTTGCGTCAACTGCCAACACATCAAGGTGGGTTGAGCACTTGAGCATCAGGAGTCACAAGCGCGCTGCTTGACCCGGGCGACCGAACAGCCCCGGGTGATGACGGGGGACTTGATGCGGTGCGCACGGCCGCCGTCGACCGACGCGTGTGGCCTGTCCGCGCACCGCTACTGGAGTGTCTCCCCCCGCCATCTCTTGATGCCTTCATCCCGGTGCCCGAGACAGGGATAAGGAGGGGGAATGCCGATGAGCGCGGTGAGCGCCACCAAGCCGACGTATCCCGGCGTCTACGTCGAAGAGCTTCCCAGCAGCACCCGCACGATCTCGACCCTGACCACATCCGTGACCGCCTTTGTGGGTCACACCCGGCGGGGTCCGCTGAACGAGCCGGTGCGTGTCACCAGCTTCACGGAGTTCGAACGCCGCTTCGGCGGCCTGAGCGCGCAGAGCGCCGTCGGCTACGCGGTCCACCAGTTCTTCGGCAACGGCGGCACCGTCGCGGTGATCGTCCGTGTCGCCAAGGCCGGCAGCGGTAAGGCCGCCTGCGCCACCCTGGAGTCCACCGAGGGCCACAGCGAGAGCGGCGCCCTCGAGGTGCACGCCAAGGAACCCGGCGTATGGGGCAACGGCCTGCGCGTCGCCGTCGACCACGACACACCGAACCCCGAAGGAACCTTCAACCTGCGCGTCTACGACGCCAAGGGCGAAGCCCGGGAGAACTTCACCGGCCTGTCCATGGACACCTCGCACGGCCGCTACGCGCAGACCGTGATCAACGCGGGCTCCCGGCTGATCCGCGTCGAGGTCGTCGGCGAGGGCCGCCCCGACCCGTCCGGCACCGTCTCCAAGCCGTTCGGCGATGAACTGCCCGACCTGGCCGTCGACCTGACCGTCAAGATCGGTCAGGTGGAGCGCGAGTTCACGCTCTATGACAGCGACTGCGACGGCGAAGCCCCGTGTAACGTCGCCGAGTTGGCGCTGCTCCTGGAGCGCAAGCTGCGCGCCCTGCCCGACGCGCCGGGCAAGCACGCCTTCGCGGGCGCCGAGGTCACCGCCTTCGGCCGGCGCATCCAGGTCGTCGCCGGCTCCACCGACCCCGAGGACGTCGTCCGCTTCCTCGGCCAGTGCGCCAACGACCTGGGCCTGGAGGCCTCCGTCAACCCGCCGGTGTTCCCGCTGGCGGGCGGCGAGGACGGTGAGGCGCCCGGTCCGCGTGACCTGATCGGCTCCGAGGCCGGCAAGACCGGCATCCAGGCGCTGCGCGGTGTCGCCGACGTCAACCTGTTGGCGCTGCCCGAGCTCGCGGCGTACGAGAAGACCGAGGACCTGCTCACCGTCGTCTCGGCCGCCCAGCGGCTGTGCGCGGAGCGGCGGATCTTCCTGCTGGTCGACGCGCCCAGCACCTGGGTCAGCGTCGACACGGCCCGCGCCGGGCTCGCCGCCTTCGACGCGGTCCGCGGCAACCACGCCGGCCTGTACTTCCCGCACCTCCAGCTCACCGACCCGCTCACCGGCCGGCTACGTTCCTTCCCGCCGTCCGGCGCAGTCGCGGGCGTCATCGCCCGTACGGACTCCGAGCGCGGCGTATGGAAGGCGCCGGCCGGCACCGAGGCGCGGCTCGCGGGCGTGCACTCGCTCACGGTCAGCCTCACCGACCGCGAGACCGGCCTGCTCAACCCGCTCGGCGTCAACTGCCTGCGCACTTTCCCCGTGACCGGCCCGGTCGTCTGGGGCGCACGCACGCTGGAGGGCTCCGACGCCCTCGACAGCGAGTGGAAGTACGTGCCGGTGCGACGGCTCGCGCTGCATGTGGAGGAGAGCCTCCAACG is from Streptomyces sp. NBC_01314 and encodes:
- a CDS encoding FMN-dependent NADH-azoreductase gives rise to the protein MPTLLHLDSSPRRGSVSRQISGEFAETWRKANPDGRYVYRDLAADPVPHVDHAQIEVMHRLETEGIRDFAVARAATRTPEEEASWAVTWPLIEELLAADTILLGVPMYNFSVPSTFKAWFDRVLIAPLIADPATGQGPLSGKRVVVASARGGAYGPGTPRHDFDHQEPYLKAALSMVGLASDLTFLHAELTKSAHVPRLQQFKEMAATSYQAAIDGARTHGEA
- a CDS encoding TetR family transcriptional regulator — translated: MSSEPPSAPAVVRKRVRAPEVHREAILEAARAAFAERGYTRATIREIAGRAGVTHGLVMRHFGSKEQLFLAAVPGPRDLPELLPGPPETMPDRIARAFVERMEHADGNDPFLALIRSAASDEQAATDLYAAMRRSSMEAYRTVLSGPDADERVDLLASQLIGVIFSRYVLRGGPVAEMPPDRLVAYLTRTLRCLLEPLDPPESSEGTSPS
- a CDS encoding phage tail sheath family protein, with amino-acid sequence MPMSAVSATKPTYPGVYVEELPSSTRTISTLTTSVTAFVGHTRRGPLNEPVRVTSFTEFERRFGGLSAQSAVGYAVHQFFGNGGTVAVIVRVAKAGSGKAACATLESTEGHSESGALEVHAKEPGVWGNGLRVAVDHDTPNPEGTFNLRVYDAKGEARENFTGLSMDTSHGRYAQTVINAGSRLIRVEVVGEGRPDPSGTVSKPFGDELPDLAVDLTVKIGQVEREFTLYDSDCDGEAPCNVAELALLLERKLRALPDAPGKHAFAGAEVTAFGRRIQVVAGSTDPEDVVRFLGQCANDLGLEASVNPPVFPLAGGEDGEAPGPRDLIGSEAGKTGIQALRGVADVNLLALPELAAYEKTEDLLTVVSAAQRLCAERRIFLLVDAPSTWVSVDTARAGLAAFDAVRGNHAGLYFPHLQLTDPLTGRLRSFPPSGAVAGVIARTDSERGVWKAPAGTEARLAGVHSLTVSLTDRETGLLNPLGVNCLRTFPVTGPVVWGARTLEGSDALDSEWKYVPVRRLALHVEESLQRGLQWVVFEPNDENLWQQIRLAASSYLHTLFRQGAFKGGTPREAYFVKCDSDTTTAEDIENGIVNVLVGFAPVRPAEFVIVKIQQTSGQFAL
- a CDS encoding FAD-binding oxidoreductase; translated protein: MTEQSLTHVALPASLTGRTVLPSDARYERVRHGYVHRGAPATVIFPESVEETAVALAYARTRGTVVSVRSGGHGISGRSTNDGGVVVDVSRLDHVAVLDRTRRRVRIGAGARWGRVAQLLAPHGLAISSGDTGDVGVGGLVTAGGMGWFARRDGLTIDHVTAVEIILADGTCVRADAEHHPDLFWAVRGAGGNFGVVTAVELEASETGDVVFANLVFDARETASLVEEWGAVLEAAPRELTSFLTLMPAAPGRPAMAHVAAVYAGDRPDAAQRVLTPLLGLGPLLRQEAVLAPYPALVPVGGAPHRGQGLGATRSGLLDRLSTHTARSLADALASGQVLMGQFRSVGGAVNDVSPSATAYAHRTQNFQLLSATVPERERSLDAHWARLAPEVNGVYLSFDTRRSPEALAEAFPEPALTRLRALKARYDPDNVFDRNFPLR
- a CDS encoding transposase is translated as MLGGQQSATLRSGVDAGQGLGVVGGCRGGGHETVITLTLSEAHVSVTCSPVAQSPALPPASRDDRHAAPAARRRHRILALLQEYLTRLWQPREIAAHFGDIPLETMYRQLNRWAASRLTWILMVQENEVPVGMKHYPAEFKADAVALYRSRPGATVKSVAADLGVNTETPRNWIRAAGGRRPGARSAPLSAAQAAGSDVQAELAVARKKIRALDEERDILRKAARYFATETRWRTAASSLTTTSAGSA